The Carassius auratus strain Wakin chromosome 5, ASM336829v1, whole genome shotgun sequence genome includes a window with the following:
- the LOC113085779 gene encoding CAP-Gly domain-containing linker protein 1 isoform X3, with the protein MSTAKPSGLKAPSKISRPSTAGLTKTSPSVGSVKPAQADKPSASVPDAGEQFKLGDRVWVNGNKPGVIHFLGETQFAPGQWAGVVLDEHIGKNDGSVSGVRYFQCDALQGIFTRPSKLSHTEGEADETMASPPSCAAPASELLRSRSESVSSLSESGSLRKGERELKINDRVLVTGSKTGVVRFLGETDFAKGEWCGVELDEPLGKNDGTVAGTRYFHCQAKYGLFAPVHKVTRIGFPSTSLAKAKSTAPKTASTPSGLKHSPSASSVSSISSLTSSAGGKPSRTGLLAETSAQYARKISGTTALQEALKEKQQHIEQLLAERDLERGEVAKATSHVGAVEQELSLLREGQEQYVLEAGAQMDQLRELVEAADREKMELLGQLEEEKRKVEDLQFRVEEACITKGDLETQTQLEHALVKELEQSLLFEKTKADNLQRQLEDSRVATVSEKSRILELERDLASRDKEVAALRKSLEAVSGQGGVPALQEELCSLHTQLDAQGHRHQEELDSLHKMLAAREEEHRQSLSQLQSSSGRLSKDNEQLLSQLAKSKEENSNIVEEWRAKLASVEASHQQALEQLRASDTCELRKALANKHASQATGCTGEANDHQTQLQNERLVETLRTSLEKTEEQHLVEMEEVLGKLHSAELRVRELEDTGLKIGQQLREKTQEALEQETALQTLQSQHRDMQRLLSQIQQDKSQARSQEEKNLEKTSNDQVKSARTNQELLEELRNREDQVTSLCAELQEMKSHCAALQTNLNTNQERILLLTEDKTKLEEDMVDMKSAGDSSALITQLNEELKQKERRLEELQKQLEEDRRSRAQVQAENEAESLEHSPEVQELQRELDGVQQELAVSRDEGLELKTRIQQLETSRETAGLRKECDDLHEQLKEMKNRENTFTRESETEKDALQQSVRTQSALISEKHTEIESLRNQCDSLNSQLKKIKMRESTLTKETEKEKEALQQSVRTQRALILEKDTEIESLRNQIAGEMLKVHRSESSLLQERSSAEDQISGAGQDASDDSAVKTWKEAKETAERQVEFLNSVIVDLQRKNEELRSKLEKMAEAALDGNALIASEPVLKKKPAPRLFCDICDCFDLHESEDCPTQQQTPDAPHSRHGHASLQRPYCDICEAFGHWTDSCNDDQTF; encoded by the exons ATGAGCACAGCCAAACCCTCGGGACTGAAAGCACCCAGCAAAATCAGCAGGCCATCCACTGCTGGGCTCACGAAGACCTCTCCTTCTGTCG GTTCTGTTAAACCAGCTCAAGCTGACAAACCCTCAGCCTCGGTCCCGGATGCAGGAGAGCAGTTCAAGCTGGGCGATCGAGTCTGGGTGAATGGCAACAAGCCGGGCGTCATTCACTTCTTAGGAGAGACCCAGTTTGCTCCGGGCCAGTGGGCTGGAGTCGTGCTTGACGAGCATATTGGGAAGAACGATGGCTCGGTGTCAGGTGTGCGCTACTTCCAGTGTGACGCGCTTCAGGGTATCTTCACACGGCCCTCCAAGCTGTCCCACACAGAAGGTGAGGCGGACGAGACAATGGCTTCTCCTCCGTCCTGTGCTGCTCCAGCGTCTGAGCTGCTGCGCTCCAGGAGTGAGTCTGTGTCCAGCCTGTCCGAGTCCGGCTCGCTCCGGAAGGGAGAGCGCGAGCTGAAGATCAACGATCGAGTGCTG GTGACGGGCTCGAAAACTGGCGTGGTGCGTTTCTTGGGTGAAACAGATTTTGCCAAGGGAGAGTGGTGTGGAGTTGAGCTGGACGAGCCCTTGGGGAAGAACGATGGTACTGTGGCTGGAACCAG GTATTTCCATTGTCAGGCCAAGTATGGTCTGTTTGCTCCTGTGCACAAGGTGACCCGGATAGGTTTTCCCTCCACCAGCCTGGCCAAAGCAAAGAGCACTGCACCGAAGACAGCCAGCACACCATCAGGCCTGAAACACAGCCCCAGCGCCTCCTCCGTCAGCTCCATCAGCTCCCTGACCTCCTCTGCTGGTGGCAAGCCCAGCCGAACAGGACTG CTGGCGGAGACGTCTGCGCAGTATGCGAGGAAGATCTCCGGCACCACAGCCCTGCAGGAGGCGCTGAAGGAGaagcagcagcacatcgagcagCTCCTGGCCGAGCGGGACCTGGAGAGAGGAGAGGTGGCCAAAGCCACCAGCCACGTGGGAGCGGTGGAGCAGGAGCTGAGCTTACTGAGAGAAGGCCAGGAGCAG TATGTTCTGGAGGCCGGAGCTCAGATGGACCAGCTGCGAGAGCTTGTGGAGGCTGCAGACCGAGAGAAGATGGAGCTGCTCGGTCagctggaggaggagaagag GAAGGTGGAGGACCTGCAGTTCCGGGTGGAGGAAGCCTGCATCACCAAAGGAGATCTGGAG ACGCAGACGCAGCTGGAGCATGCCCTTGTGAAGGAGCTCGAACAGAGTCTTCTCTTTGAAAAGACCAAAGCTGACAATCTGCAGAGGCAGTTAGAGGACTCCCGG GTGGCCACGGTCTCGGAGAAGTCCCGTATCctggagttggagcgggatcttGCCTCGCGGGACAAGGAGGTAGCAGCTCTCCGGAAGTCTCTGGAAGCGGTGTCAGGACAGGGCGGTGTTCCTGCTCTCCAGGAGGAGCTGTGCTCCCTCCACACGCAGCTGGATGCTCAGGGCCACCGTCACCAGGAAGAGCTGGACTCACTGCACAAGATGCTCGCGGCTCGAGAAGAGGAACACCGTCAATCTCTGTCACAGCTCCAGTCATCCTCCGGACGCTTGTCGAAGGATAACGAGCAGCTTTTGAGTCAGCTGGCCAAATCTAAGGAGGAGAATTCAAATATCGTTGAGGAGTGGCGTGCTAAACTAGCGTCAGTCGAGGCCTCGCACCAGCAAGCCTTGGAGCAGCTCAGAGCCTCAGACACGTGTGAGCTGCGTAAAGCTCTGGCTAACAAGCATGCTTCTCAAGCCACGGGCTGCACAGGGGAAGCCAACGATCACCAGACACAGCTCCAGAACGAACGGCTGGTAGAGACACTGCGCACCAGTCTGGAGAAGACCGAGGAGCAGCACCTGGTGGAGATGGAGGAGGTGTTGGGGAAGCTTCACAGCGCTGAGCTCCGGGTCCGAGAGCTGGAGGACACGGGACTTAAGATCGGCCAGCAGCTGCGAGAGAAGACACAAGAAGCTCTGGAGCAAGAAACCGCTCTCCAGACGCTGCAGTCACAGCACAGAGACATGCAGAGGTTACTGAGCCAAATACAGCAGGACAAGAGCCAAGCCAGATCTCAGGAAGAAAAG AATCTTGAGAAGACGTCTAATGATCAAGTCAAATCTGCTCGGACTAATCAAG AGTTACTGGAGGAGCTCAGGAACAGAGAGGATCAGGTCACATCCCTCTGTGCTGAACTACAGGAGATGAAGAGCCACTGCGCCG CTTTACAGACAAATCTGAACACAAACCAAGAAAGGATACTGCTGCTGACCGAAGACAAAACTAAACTTGAGGAGGACATGGTGGACATGAAATCAGCGGGAGACAGCTCTGCTCTAATAACACAGCTGAACGAGGAGCTCAAGCAGAAAGAGAG GAGACTAGAGGAGCTTCAGAAGCAGCTTGAGGAGGACAGACGCTCTCGAGCTCAAGTCCAGGCTGAGAATGAAGCTGAAAGCCTGGAGCACTCACCAGAAGTGCAGGAACTACAGCGTGAGCTTGATGGAGTGCAGCAGGAGCTCGCTGTGTCTCGGGACGAAGGCCTGGAGCTGAAGACACGGATCCAGCAGCTGGAGACCTCCAGAGAAACAGCTGGG CTCAGAAAGGAGTGTGACGATCTCCACgagcagctgaaggagatgaAGAACAG AGAAAACACTTTCACGAGAGAATCAGAGACGGAGAAGGACGCTCTCCAGCAGTCTGTCCGAACACAGAGTGCCCTGATCTCAGAGAAGCACACAGAAATAGAGTCTCTGAGGAACCAG TGTGACAGCCTCAATAGTCAACTGAAGAAGATAAAAATGAG GGAGAGCACTTTAACAAAAGAAACAGAGAAGGAGAAGGAAGCTCTCCAGCAGTCTGTCCGAACACAGAGGGCCTTGATTCTAGAGAAGGACACAGAAATAGAGTCTCTGAGGAACCAG ATAGCAGGTGAGATGCTGAAGGTGCACAGGAGTGAGAGCTCTCTGCTTCAGGAGAGGAGTTCAGCTGAGGATCAGATCAGCGGCGCAGGACAGGACGCCTCAG ATGATTCTGCTGTAAAAACATGGAAGGAGGCAAAGGAGACTGCAGAGCGACAG GTTGAGTTCCTGAACTCTGTGATCGTGGATCTGCAGCGGAAGAACGAGGAGCTCCGATCTAAACTGGAGAAGATGGCAGAAGCAGCGCTCGATGGGAACGCACTAAT TGCGTCCGAGCCGGTGCTGAAGAAGAAGCCCGCTCCGCGTCTCTTCTGTGACATCTGTGACTGCTTTGACCTGCACGAGTCCGAGGACTGTCCCACGCAGCAGCAGACGCCGGACGCTCCACACTCCCGCCACGGACACGCCAGCCTTCAGCGGCCCTACTGTGACATCTGTGAGGCCTTCGGACACTGGACAGACTCCTGCAATGATGACCAGACCTTCTAG